The region GTTATAACCTGAGATAGCTGTCATTCCCACAATATCAGTACGTAGCTTTAAGATACTATCAGCTTTAGCTAATACTAGTTTTGTACGAGCTAATGATGCGCCAGGAGGCATAGCTAAAGAGTAGGTAAGGTAGCTATCATCTTCTCTGGGTATAAATGATGAAGGCGTCTTATATAAATAGAGCACTCCTACACCTATTATTAAAGCTAATCCAGCAATAGCCACTTTCTTATTTGTAATCAATTTTTTTATTGTCACTACATATTTCTCTGTGAAACTATCAAATGCAGTATTAAAAGCAAAGAAGAATTTACCTGCAGCTCTTTTGATCCCTTTTTCTTGTTTCTGAGCAGCATATTCTTCACCAGATGGCTGTTTTAAAAATAAGGCACATAGAGCAGGGCTCAATGTCAATGCGTTTACAGCAGAGATAAGAATAGCAAAAGCCAATGTATAAGCAAACTGTTTATAGAATATCCCAGCTGGTCCTTGCATAAAACCTACAGGTAAGAACACTGCTGACATCACTAAAGTAATAGATATAATCGCTCTAGTGATTTCGTTCATCGTCACGATAGTAGCTTCCTTCGCTTTCATACCTGTGTGATGCATCTTCTCGTGTATGGCTTCCACCACTACGATGGCATCATCTACCACAATACCTATGGCTAGTACTAAGGCGAACATTGTCAATATATTAATAGAGAATCCCATTAAGTATATAAAGAATAATGTACCTACTAATGAAATAGGAATGGCAATAACAGGAATTATTGTAGATCTAAAGTCTTGTAAAAACAGATAAACAATTATAAACACCAAGAAGAATGCTTCAAATAGTGTACTTCTAACTTGGCTTATAGACTCGTCAATCTGTGCTTTTACAGAATAACTTATCTCATAATGGACACCTTGAGGAAAAGATTTAGAGAGTTTTTCTAATACTTTTCTCACTGCAATATCAATATCACGTGCATTAGAACCATTCGTTTGTGTAATATTCATCGTTAGACCAGGGTATCCATTCACACTGTTATCACTTCCCACATTAGAAGCGCCAAATTCTACTCTGGCAACGTCTTTTAACAAAAGAACAGAGCCATCTTTATTTGTTTTGATAACAATATTTTCATACTGTTCAGGAAGACTGAATCTACCTTTATGTTTTAGAGCCGTCTCAAAGGCTTCATCGGATGTCTCTCCAAAACTACCTGGTGCAATCTCAAAGTTTTGATCTTTGATAGCAGCGATTACATCTTGCGGAGTAAGGCTATAAAGAGCTAGTTTTTCTGGGTTTAACCATGTTCTCATAGAGTAATCACGAGCACCTATACGGCTCACAGAAGCTACTCCAGGTACACGAAGTAATTCACGGTTAATATTAATCTGAGTATAAGCTTGTAAGAATGTCTCATCATATACTTCTTCAGGGTGATCACTGTAGAAGTTAATAGTCATAATATTCCCGCTAAGACGAGGTGTTACTGATATACCATTCTCATTCACTTCAGAAGGTAAGTCACCAGCAGCTTTGCTTACTCTATTTTGTACATTCACAGCAGCTTGATCTGGATCAGTACCTGCTTTAAAGAATACATTAATTGTTCCAGATCCACTATTACTAGCTTTAGAGCTTATGTAGGTCATGTTATCTACTCCATTAATAGATTCTTCTATTGGGAGTAAAACACTCTGTGCTACAGTCTCAGCATTAGCTCCAGGATAAGATGTAGATACACTTACACTAGGGGGAGCGATCTCAGGAAATCTAGTAATAGGTAATAATGTGAGTCCAACTAGTCCTAGTAATACAAACATAATAGAGATTACAGTGGCTAGTATAGGACGTTCTATAATGGCTTTAAGCATATTGTTTTTTTTTTGTAAGGTGAGTAAATACTCTAATTTGGTTTTGTTCAGTTTGTTTAGGAAAGTTAGTTCAATGGCTTTACATACATTCCCTCAGTTAATTTATCAAAACCTGTTTTGATAATTCTATCTCCAATGTGTAAACCTTCAGAAACAATAAAGTTATTTCCAGATACTCCGTTTAGTTCTATAGATTTAAGCTTTACTTTGTCTTCTTTATCTAACGTATACACGAATGTTTTGTCTTGAATAGAAGTGGTTACTTCTTGTGGAATCAATATAACATTAGGATTTGTTTCTTTCAGTTTAATTGTACCAGTGTTACCTGATCTCATTACATCTTTAGAATTAGGGAAAGAGGCTCTTAGAGATATAGATCCTGTAGTTCTGTTTACTTGTCCATTGATCATATCTACTTTTCCTTTCTCAGCATATTCATGTCCATCAGCTAATATTAAAGCTACATCAGGTAAGTATTGTCCTGTATTTACGCTATCTTCTCTTTTGTTTCCTTTGCTAAAATATAGGAAATCTGATTCGCTCATACCAAAGTACACATACACTTCACTTACATCAGATAAGACCGTCAGCGGATCTTTATCTCCTTTAGAGACAAGGTTACCAATACGTTTAGGCATACGACCTATATACCCACTAACAGGTGCTTTAATAATAGTATAATCAAGACTAATCTTAGCACTATTAACTGCCGCAGTTGCTTTAGCTAGTGACGCCTTAGCTATCTCATAGTTTGATTTAGCTGTTTCTAATTGTACTTGAGCGATTACCTCATTATCAATAAGAGGTTTTAGACGATCTATTTCTAATTTAGCGTTTTTTAGTTTTGCTTTTTCTACATTTTCAGTAGCTATCATATTGTTTAATACTTCTTGGTAAGGAAGTGGATCTACTTGAAACAAAGGTTGTCCTTCTTTAACGAAAGCTCCTTCATCAACAAATATTTTTTCTAGTATACCTTCTACTTGAGGTCTGATTTCTACGTTTACCTTTCCCTCTATGTTTCCAATATAATCCTTAATCGTAATAGCTGTTGTTGTATCTACTTTTATGATAGGCAATGCTAATGCATTTTCTTTAGGATCTAATGTTTTAGAAGAACCTATATTGCAGCTGTTAATCCCTATCAATGTACCAAACATTATCAACGCTGAGAATGCTACTAAAACTGTTTTTCTACTTGTAATCATAATTATAAAATACTAATTGTTGTTTGAAGGTGAGAGTCTATCTCCATAGTGTAGGTATTCAATACTAATGCCAAAAACATAAAATCTGATAATTTTCAGTATTTTTTTTGTATTAAATATTTGAATAATAAGTGTTTGTGTTTGAATTGTGTAGTGGTGGAACTAATCATATTGTTTAATTTTAGCTAAGGTTATTTTGTAAAGTTGTTGAATTATGTGGTATCGCTCTACACATTGACTATTCAAGGAGCCTTATAAAGGTAAGAAATAAACAATATTATTAAGTAAATATTAATTAATAATGATAAATTATGTTAATTAATTTATTTGGAAGTGCGGTATTTGGAATAGAAGCTACCACTATTACAGTGGAAGTTCACATTGATAATGGAGTAGTGTATCTCTAGTAGGATTGCCTGATATTGCTATTAAAGAAAGTAGCTATAGAATAGCAGCAGCCCTTAAGAATAATACATTTAAGCTTCCAGGAAGAAAGATTACAGTTAACCTCGCGCCAGCTAATTTACGCAAAGAGGGATCTGCTTATGATCTCGTTATAGCTATAGGGATTTTAGCTGCTTCTGATCAAATCAGTCTTAATGATAAATTATCTGAGTATATTATGATGGGGGGGGGGGCTATCTCTGGATGGTTCTATACAGTGTATTAATGGAGCACTGCCTATTGCTATTAAAGCTAAGGAGGTAGGGTTTAAGGGGATTCTTATTCCTAAAGAGAATGAGATGGAGGCTGCTATAGTGGAAGAGTTAGAAGTATCTGGAGTAAGTAATATAAGTGAGG is a window of Myroides oncorhynchi DNA encoding:
- a CDS encoding efflux RND transporter permease subunit; translated protein: MLKAIIERPILATVISIMFVLLGLVGLTLLPITRFPEIAPPSVSVSTSYPGANAETVAQSVLLPIEESINGVDNMTYISSKASNSGSGTINVFFKAGTDPDQAAVNVQNRVSKAAGDLPSEVNENGISVTPRLSGNIMTINFYSDHPEEVYDETFLQAYTQININRELLRVPGVASVSRIGARDYSMRTWLNPEKLALYSLTPQDVIAAIKDQNFEIAPGSFGETSDEAFETALKHKGRFSLPEQYENIVIKTNKDGSVLLLKDVARVEFGASNVGSDNSVNGYPGLTMNITQTNGSNARDIDIAVRKVLEKLSKSFPQGVHYEISYSVKAQIDESISQVRSTLFEAFFLVFIIVYLFLQDFRSTIIPVIAIPISLVGTLFFIYLMGFSINILTMFALVLAIGIVVDDAIVVVEAIHEKMHHTGMKAKEATIVTMNEITRAIISITLVMSAVFLPVGFMQGPAGIFYKQFAYTLAFAILISAVNALTLSPALCALFLKQPSGEEYAAQKQEKGIKRAAGKFFFAFNTAFDSFTEKYVVTIKKLITNKKVAIAGLALIIGVGVLYLYKTPSSFIPREDDSYLTYSLAMPPGASLARTKLVLAKADSILKLRTDIVGMTAISGYNTIDGNASPSFAVGYVNLKPYKERGDVKNIDKIIDEIQSDLSQINEASFNVFPRPTISGFGDFGGIEFVLQDRMGGGFTEFNQVSDDVIKQLKEKEEISNAFTSFKANYPQYLLEIDYVKAKSLGVSVKDLMTTVKNYYGRVKAGDFNRFGRTYRVYMQADIPFRESPQSFSSIFVKNKDGEMLPANTLIKLKKVLGPETVTRYNLYNSISVKVTPAPGYSTGDAMKAIEDITGQLPGNYSYEYTGMSLEEKDSGNQAIIIFGLSIIFVYFLLCAQYESYLLPVAILLTVPTGLLGVALFVNLAGLQNNIYVQVGLIMLIGLLAKNAILIVEFALQQRKNGLSVFDAAVEGAKMRLRPILMTSFAFVAGLVPLMFTVGPSAQGNHSISFSAAGGMLFGVAAGIFIIPVLFFIFQTWDEKLKSKITND
- a CDS encoding efflux RND transporter periplasmic adaptor subunit; the protein is MITSRKTVLVAFSALIMFGTLIGINSCNIGSSKTLDPKENALALPIIKVDTTTAITIKDYIGNIEGKVNVEIRPQVEGILEKIFVDEGAFVKEGQPLFQVDPLPYQEVLNNMIATENVEKAKLKNAKLEIDRLKPLIDNEVIAQVQLETAKSNYEIAKASLAKATAAVNSAKISLDYTIIKAPVSGYIGRMPKRIGNLVSKGDKDPLTVLSDVSEVYVYFGMSESDFLYFSKGNKREDSVNTGQYLPDVALILADGHEYAEKGKVDMINGQVNRTTGSISLRASFPNSKDVMRSGNTGTIKLKETNPNVILIPQEVTTSIQDKTFVYTLDKEDKVKLKSIELNGVSGNNFIVSEGLHIGDRIIKTGFDKLTEGMYVKPLN